In one window of Oryza sativa Japonica Group chromosome 9, ASM3414082v1 DNA:
- the LOC4346908 gene encoding xyloglucan O-acetyltransferase 2, whose protein sequence is MGAASTPRHHLPLPKRIFAYALYALLPLAALHYLLLSPPPPPLATTSTSTTPPVAAVAVARKAAPRCDYSEGEWVRSASAPRYNGTSCGSTIKGGQNCMAHGRPDTGYLHWRWRPRGGGGCALPPFAPGEFLELVRGRHVAFVGDSLARNQCESLVCLLASGFPAELVRGGNGGDGGDGDEARKFRRWVFPSHNATVSVFWSPFLVNGTEKSSSSAAAAGAGGLDHNRLYLDQPDERWAGELDGIDVVVLSAGHWFLHPAMYYERGEVIGCHHCPEPNRTETGFFGVFRLAVKNALREVITRAARSPSQQQKLAVVTTFSPAHFEGEWDARDACARSEPYAPGEKEVGYMDREMGRAEAEEVAAAAADARVRAPGRVEVEALEVTAMAALRGDGHPGPYMNAFPFAGGERARVPNDCVHWCLPGPIDTWNEILLQLVKRWRDSSK, encoded by the coding sequence ATgggcgccgcctccacgcctcgccaccatctccccctccccaaGCGGATCTTCGCCTATgccctctacgccctcctccccctcgccgccctccactacctcctcctctcccctccccctcctcccctcgccaccacctccacctccaccacgccgccggttgcggcggtggcggtggcgaggaaggCGGCGCCGCGGTGCGACTACTCGGAGGGGGAGTGGGTGCGGAGCGCGTCGGCGCCGCGGTACAACGGGACGAGCTGCGGCTCGACGATCAAGGGCGGGCAGAACTGCATGGCGCACGGGCGGCCCGACACGGGGTACCTCCACTGGCGGTGgcgcccgcgcggcggcggcgggtgcgcgCTGCCGCCGTTCGCGCCGGGGGAGTTCCTGGAGCTGGTGCGCGGGCGGCACGTCGCGTTCGTGGGAGACTCGCTGGCGCGGAACCAGTGCGAGTCGCTCGTCTGCCTCCTCGCCTCGGGGTTCCCCGCCGAGCTGGtgcgcggcggcaacggcggggaCGGTGGGGACGGGGACGAGGCGCGGAAGTTCCGGCGGTGGGTGTTCCCGTCGCACAACGCCACGGTTTCGGTGTTCTGGTCGCCGTTCCTGGTGAACGGCACGGagaagtcgtcgtcgtcggcggcggcggcgggggcgggggggcTCGACCACAACCGGCTCTACCTGGACCAGCCCGACGAGCGGTGGGCGGGGGAGCTCGACGGCATCGACGTGGTGGTCCTCTCCGCCGGCCACTGGTTCCTCCACCCGGCGATGTACTACGAGCGCGGCGAGGTGATCGGCTGCCACCACTGCCCGGAGCCGAACCGGACGGAGACGGGGTTCTTCGGCGTGTTCCGCCTCGCCGTCAAGAACGCCCTCCGCGAGGTCATCACCCGCGCCGCCCGCTCCCCGTCGCAGCAGCAGAAGCTCGCCGTGGTGACGACGTTCTCGCCGGCGCACTTCGAGGGGGAGTGGGACGCGCGCGACGCGTGCGCGCGGTCGGAGCCGTACGCGCCGGGGGAGAAGGAGGTGGGGTACATGGACCGGGAGATGgggcgcgcggaggcggaggaggtggcggcggcggcggcggacgcgaggGTGCGCGCCCCCGGtcgcgtggaggtggaggcgctggaggtgacggcgatggcggcgctgcGCGGCGACGGGCACCCGGGGCCGTACATGAACGCGTTCccgttcgccggcggcgagagggcgCGGGTGCCCAACGACTGCGTGCACTGGTGCCTCCCGGGCCCCATCGACACGTGGAACGAGATCCTCCTCCAGCTCGTCAAACGATGGAGAGACTCCTCGAAATGA
- the LOC9271232 gene encoding pentatricopeptide repeat-containing protein At1g52640, mitochondrial isoform X2 produces the protein MRSAARPLAALRRAPPRPILLLLGRLFCASPQTGFGGGDPGPADADTDAGVDVDARLVGSLCRVLSDFRGPRHDLPAALRGFAPRLTPRDAAAVLRRCRHLPLPSLRFFLFAGELPGFSHHPDSLLVLANSLAGARLFPLLRSLLSDLPPSALSRGLFPLLFRAYSRARLPEDAIRAFSSMAGFGFPPTIADFHSLLFALSRNGLVEYGERFFRESTAQFDVSAKAYTILISGWAVVKKPENARSLFDEMVKRGVELDVHVYNALIDALCRGGDITSAQEQLSNMQKSHGLVPNAATYGPFLHAACASKDVRAALRVLDRMHTHALTPNVFTYNAVIRLLCDLGEINEAYNILDEITTQGEKPDVWSYNTLLNAHCKLKETNMDSEPSSQNPADMTAFVQNLLTQMQSRFESMSQNIVSKIDEMGTKIDELEQSVNDLKAEMGTDVPTKKADEAKPADST, from the exons atGCGATCCGCGGCGAGgccgctcgccgcgctccgTCGCGCCCCGCCGCGTCCGATCCTCCTCCTTCTCGGCCGTCTCTTCTGCGCCTCGCCGCAGACAGGTTTCGGCGGCGGAGATCCGGGCCCAGCGGACGCAGACACGGACGCGGGAGTGGACGTGGACGCGCGGCTCGTCGGCTCGCTGTGCCGGGTGCTCAGCGACTTCCGCGGGCCGCGCCACGACCTGCCGGCGGCGCTGCGAGGGTTCGCGCCGCGGCTCACGCcgcgcgacgccgcggcggtgcTGCGCCGGTGCAGGCACCTCCCGCTGCCCTCGCTCCGGTTCTTCCTCTTCGCCGGGGAGCTGCCCGGGTTCTCCCACCACCCGGACTCGCTCCTCGTCCTCGCGAACTCGCTCGCCGGCGCGCGGCTCTTCCCGCTGCTGCGCTCGCTGCTGTCCGACCTCCCGCCGTCCGCGCTCTCGCGGGGCCTCTTCCCGCTTCTGTTCCGCGCGTACTCCCGTGCTCGCCTCCCCGAAGATGCCATCCGGGCCTTCTCATCCATGGCGGGGTTCGGGTTCCCCCCGACGATTGCTGATTTCCATTCGTTGCTCTTTGCTCTGTCGCGTAATGGCCTAGTAGAGTATGGTGAAAGATTTTTTAGGGAGTCGACAGCTCAATTTGATGTTTCAGCGAAGGCCTACACAATTTTGATCTCTGGGTGGGCTGTTGTTAAGAAGCCGGAAAATGCGCGGAGTCTATTTGATGAAATGGTCAAGAGAGGTGTGGAGCTTGATGTGCATGTGTACAATGCTTTGATTGATGCCTTATGTCGGGGAGGGGATATTACATCAGCGCAGGAGCAGCTGAGCAATATGCAAAAGAGTCATGGGCTTGTTCCAAATGCGGCCACTTATGGTCCTTTCCTTCATGCCGCATGCGCATCAAAGGATGTTCGTGCTGCTCTTCGTGTGCTAGATAGGATGCACACTCATGCTCTCACACCAAATGTATTCACATACAATGCTGTTATTCGGTTACTGTGTGATTTGGGAGAGATCAATGAGGCTTACAATATCCTGGATGAGATCACCACCCAAGGCGAAAAGCCTGATGTTTGGAGCTATAACACACTGCTTAATGCGCACTGTAAACTGAAAGAG ACCAATATGGACTCAGAGCCCTCATCGCAGAACCCGGCAGATATGACAGCATTT GTACAAAACCTCCTAACCCAGATG CAATCAAGGTTTGAGTCTATGTCCCAGAACATTGTGTCAAAGA TAGATGAAATGGGAACCAAGATCGATGAGCTGGAGCAGAGCGTCAACGACCTGAAAGCTGAGATGGGTACTGATGTGCCTACCAAGAAGGCCGACGAGGCGAAGCCTGCCGACTCCACATAA
- the LOC4346906 gene encoding enolase 1, chloroplastic, whose translation MAHRLLLPTNPLLPPGTGTATPRRRPVAATVRAALATSAEEARAATGAEVVRSIRARQIVDSRGNPTVEVDLVAGDGRLHRSAVPSGASTGIYEALELRDGDGAAYGGKGVLNAVRNINEVIAPKLVGVDVRNQSDVDAIMLDIDGTPNKSKLGANAILGVSLSVCRAGAGAKEVPLYKHIQELAGTKELVMPVPAFNVINGGSHAGNNLAMQEFMLLPVGASSFSEALRMGSEVYHALKGIIKAKYGQDACNVGDEGGFAPNVQDNREGLVLLMDAIEKAGYSGKIKIGMDVAASEFLTKDGSYDLNFKNQPNDGAHVLSAQRLCDLYKEFVKDFPIVSIEDPFDQDDWSSWASLQSSVNIQIVGDDLLVTNPKRIAEAIGKKACNALLLKVNQIGTVTESIQAALDSKAAGWGVMVSHRSGETEDNFIADLAVGLASGQIKTGAPCRSERLAKYNQLLRIEMELGNVRYAGEAFRSP comes from the exons ATggcccaccgcctcctcctccccaccaacCCCCTCCTGCCCCCCGGCACCGGCACCGCcaccccgcggcggcgccccgtcgccgccaccgtccgcGCGGCGCTCGCGAcgtcggcggaggaggcgagggcggcgacgggggcggagGTGGTGCGGTCGATCCGGGCGAGGCAGATCGTGGACAGCCGCGGGAACCCCACCGTGGAggtcgacctcgtcgccggggACGGGCGGCTGCACCGCTCCGCGGTGCCCAGCGGCGCATCCACGGGGATCTACGAGGCGCTCGAGCTCCGCGACGGGGACGGGGCGGCGTACGGCGGGAAGGGCGTGCTCAACGCCGTCCGCAACATCAACGAGGTCATCGCGCCCaagctcgtcggcgtcgacgtcaG GAACCAGAGTGATGTTGATGCAATCATGCTAGACATTGATGGAACTCCGAACAAGTCAAAATTGGGTGCCAATGCTATTCTTGGAGTCTCTTTAAGCGTATGCAGGGCTGGTGCTGGTGCAAAGGAAGTTCCTTTATATAAACATATTCAGGAGTTGGCTGGAACAAAGGAGCTTGTCATGCCCGTCCCAGCTTTCAATGTAATAAATGGAGGTAGCCATGCGGGCAACAATCTGGCCATGCAGGAGTTCATGCTTTTACCTGTGGGAGCATCTTCATTTTCTGAGGCTCTTCGCATGGGTAGTGAAG TTTACCATGCCCTAAAGGGCATCATTAAGGCGAAATATGGTCAAGATGCATGCAATGTTGGAGATGAAGGTGGCTTTGCTCCTAATGTTCAAGACAACAGAGAAGGCCTTGTCTTGCTTATGGATGCCATTGAGAAGGCAGGCTACTCTGGAAAG ATTAAAATTGGAATGGATGTTGCAGCATCAGAGTTTCTTACAAAGGATGGAAGCTATGACTTAAACTTTAAGAATCAGCCTAATGATGGAGCTCATGTTCTTTCAGCCCAGCGTCTCTGTGATCTGTACAAAGAATTTGTCAAGGATTTCCCCATTGTATCAATTGAGGACCCTTTCGATCAAGATGACTGGAGCTCATGGGCATCATTGCAGTCTTCAGTTAATATCCAAATTGTGGGGGATGATTTACTCGTCACGAACCCAAAACGTATTGCAGAGGCTATTGGCAAGAAGGCTTGCAATGCTCTTTTGCTGAAG GTTAATCAAATTGGCACTGTCACTGAATCAATTCAAGCTGCTCTTGATTCAAAAGCTGCTGGTTGGGGCGTGATGGTCAGCCACAGGAGTGGGGAAACGGAAGATAATTTCATCGCAGATCTGGCTGTTGGTTTAGCAAGTGGTCAG ATCAAAACTGGTGCTCCATGCCGTAGCGAGAGACTGGCAAAGTACAATCAG CTTCTGCGGATCGAAATGGAGCTAGGCAATGTGCGCTATGCTGGGGAGGCATTCAGGTCTCCCTAA
- the LOC4346905 gene encoding protein STRICTOSIDINE SYNTHASE-LIKE 10: protein MAASSPPIVMEAKKKCPSAAMWPCLSPRAAVLIALLLLPAAMAAAAAAAGGHGEEMKSIYAGPKVVPVRLGRPAFGPESLAFDHRGGGPYTGVSNGRVLRWRADRRRPGWTEFAHNYKHATVAECAARKKAAAAAESVCGRPLGVQFDRRTGEMYIADAYLGLMRVGRRGGMAEVVAAEAGGVALNFANGVDVDQATGDVYFTDSSTTYKRSDYLLVVLSGDATGRLLRYEPRTGNVTVLESGLAFPNGVAVSADGTHLVVAETASCRLLRHWLRGSNAGATEVLADLPGYPDNVRHAAADGGRGASYWVALNRDKAWTVNGTTPASVAAVRVVVDDGGSKVDVALRGFGGATVSEVVERNGSLWFGSVDTPYVGLLKLTSL, encoded by the exons ATGGCGGCTTCTTCTCCTCCCATTGTCATGGAGGCCAAGAAGAAGTGCCCATCAGCTGCCATGTGGCCGTGCTTGTCTCCCCGGGCGGCAGTGCTCATTGCGCTCCTCCTCttgccggcggccatggcggcggcggcggcggcggccggcggccacggcgaggAGATGAAGTCCATCTACGCCGGGCCCAAGGTCGTGCCCGTGCGGCTGGGCCGGCCGGCGTTCGGCCCGGAGAGCCTCGCCTTcgaccaccgcggcggcggcccctACACCGGCGTCTCCAACGGCCGCGTCCTCCGGTggcgcgccgaccgccgccgccccggctgGACCGAGTTCGCCCACAACTACAAGCACGC GACGGTGGCGGAGTGCGCAgcgaggaagaaggcggcggcggcggcggagagcgtgTGCGGGCGGCCGCTGGGGGTGCAGTTCGACCGGAGGACGGGCGAGATGTACATCGCGGACGCGTACCTGGGGCTGATGAGggtggggcggcgcggcgggatggcggaggtggtggcggcggaggccggcggcgtggcgctcAACTTCGCGAACGGGGTGGACGTCGACCAAGCCACCGGCGACGTCTACTTCACCGATAGCAGCACCACGTACAAGCGGAG CGACTACCTGCTGGTGGTGCTctccggcgacgcgacggggcGGCTGCTCCGGTACGAGCCGCGGACGGGCAACGTCACCGTGCTCGAGTCCGGCCTCGCCTTCCCCAACGGCGTCGCCGTCAGCGCCGACGGCAcccacctcgtcgtcgccgagacGGCCTCCTGCCGGCTGCTCCGCCACTGGCTCCGCGGCAGCAACGCCGGCGCCACCGAGGTTCTCGCCGACCTCCCCGGCTACCCGGACAACgtgcgccacgccgccgccgacggcggccgcggcgcgtcgtaCTGGGTCGCGCTCAACCGCGACAAGGCGTGGACCGTGAACGGCACGACGCCGGCGTCCGTGGCCGCCGTCAGGGtggtcgtcgacgacggcggcagcaagGTGGACGTGGCGCTGCGCGGGTTCGGCGGCGCCACGGTGAGCGAGGTGGTGGAGCGGAACGGGTCGCTGTGGTTCGGCTCCGTCGACACGCCGTACGTCGGCTTGCTCAAGCTCACCTCGctctag
- the LOC9271232 gene encoding heat shock factor-binding protein isoform X1, with protein MDSEPSSQNPADMTAFVQNLLTQMQSRFESMSQNIVSKIDEMGTKIDELEQSVNDLKAEMGTDVPTKKADEAKPADST; from the exons ATGGACTCAGAGCCCTCATCGCAGAACCCGGCAGATATGACAGCATTT GTACAAAACCTCCTAACCCAGATG CAATCAAGGTTTGAGTCTATGTCCCAGAACATTGTGTCAAAGA TAGATGAAATGGGAACCAAGATCGATGAGCTGGAGCAGAGCGTCAACGACCTGAAAGCTGAGATGGGTACTGATGTGCCTACCAAGAAGGCCGACGAGGCGAAGCCTGCCGACTCCACATAA